A window of Calliopsis andreniformis isolate RMS-2024a chromosome 3, iyCalAndr_principal, whole genome shotgun sequence contains these coding sequences:
- the Iyd gene encoding iodotyrosine deiodinase produces MLSEILPFWTKYWYHVLIGIISYVFLRVFYKISTNSINFVADGKHSSKIVNDTVEQLEDINQEVLEDDEEPALPKDLKHIPYKYEKVSEAELLSRASEFYRITAARRTIRFFSPDPVPKEVIHEIIKAAGTAPSGAHTEPWTFVAVSNQKVKEQIRCIIEREEEINYKKRMGVKWTVDLLPLKTNWIKEYLTTAPYLLLVFKQTYGILPNGKRKVHYYNEMSTCIACGILITAIQYAGLVTLTSTPLNCGPAIRNLLGRPPNEKLVILLPVGYPAKDATVPALQRKHLSDILIEID; encoded by the exons ATGCTTTCCGAAATTTTACCATTTTGGACGAAATACTGGTACCACGTACTCATCGGCATTATTTCTTACGTTTTTTTAAGAGTGTTTTATAAAATATCAACAAACAGCATCAATTTCGTTGCAGATGGAAAACATAGCTCAAAAATTGTGAACGATACTGTGGAGCAGTTAGAAG ACATTAATCAAGAAGTGTTAGAAGATGATGAGGAACCTGCACTACCAAAAGATTTAAAACACATTCCATACAAATATGAAAAAGTTTCTGAAGCAGAGTTACTTAGCAGAGCATCTGAATTTTATAGAATAACAGCTGCTCGAAGAACTATACGATTTTTTAGCCCAGATCCTGTACCAAAAGAAGTCATACATGAAATAATAAAAGCTGCAG GCACTGCACCTAGTGGTGCACACACAGAACCATGGACATTCGTGGCAGTATCAAATCAAAAGGTAAAGGAGCAAATACGATGTATCATTGAAAGGGAAGAAGAGATAAATTATAAAAAGCGAATGGGTGTAAAGTGGACAGTAGATTTACTTCCACTGAAAACCAACTGGATTAAAGAGTATCTAACTACTGCTCCCTATTTACTGCTGGTATTCAAACAAACTTATGGAATTTTACCTAATGGAAAAAGAAAAGTTCACTACTATAACGAAATGAGCACATGTATAGCATGTGGTATTCTTATTACTGCTATACAG TATGCAGGTTTGGTAACTCTGACTTCCACTCCTTTAAATTGTGGACCTGCTATTCGCAACCTTCTTGGGCGACCCCCAAATGAAAAACTTGTTATCCTACTACCAGTCGGATACCCAGCGAAAGATGCTACAGTGCCAGCCCTTCAACGAAAACATCTATCTGATATTTTAATAGAGATTGATTAA